TCATATTAACCATTAGACCTATTTCTTCACTAGTTGGCCGAGGATTTAATGGgaatgcactttttttttttacaaggagaGATTTTAAGTAGGGCCAAGCCTATATTTTAATAGGTTAGGCTATAATTCAATATTTAAAGAGAGAATATTCTAGTTGTACGGACTGGTCTCTGACAGTTGAACATGTATTTTGTGTGGACAGTGACAGGAGGCTCCACCAGGTGTTAGAAAGGATCTTTTATGGGATTAAATGAACTGTGGATCTCTGGACTGGTTAATCTGTGTTGTATTACTGTGGATCTCTGGACTGGTTAATCTGTGTTGTATTACTGTGGATCTCTGGACTGTTATTGTGCTGTATTACTGGTGGATCTCAGGACTGGTTTAATCTGCTGCTGTATTACTGTTGGAATCTCTGGACTGGTTAATCTGTGTTTGTAAGTATACTGTGGATCTCAGGACTGGTTAATCTGTGCTGTATTACTGTGGATCTCCTTGGATGGTTGATCTGTGCTGTATTACTTGTGGATCTCTGGACGTGGGTCTGATTCTGTGCTGTATTTACTGTGGTCTCAGGAACTGGTTAATCTGTGGCTGTATTACTGGTTAATCTGTGCTGTATTACTGTGGATCTCTGGACTGGTTAATCTGTGTTGTATTACTGTGGATCTCAGGACTGGTTAATCTGTGTTGTATTACCCTGGCCTGGGTCATTCAGACCTGCTGTTGTACCACAACCCTACTGCCTTTTGTATGCCGTAACTAGTCCAAGGTTGCCagtaataaatttaaaaaagcagcGGCGTAAGAATCAATTctaaattgtcaaaataaagttGTGCTGTAAAATGCTGAGAATGTTTATCCCAAATTGCGTGACCGTCGTGCTTTCTAGACTAGCGTTTTGAGTTTGTAAACACGACGACGGTAGATTTTACTAGACTTTGGCTCAAGCCTATATATGGTCACCTGGGGTGTTTGGAACAGATGGCTGTAGAATCTTACTAACAACCCTCTAGATCAACATTTTGTAGGGATCACTGATTGGATAGTAAAGACTGGTGGAGTTACCTTACATAAAACATGAATTCATCTAGGCATAGGGTGAATcgcaaatggaaccctattccccatatagtgcaccacttttgaccatggccctttagaccagagccttatgggccctagttaaaagtagtgcactatatagggaatagggtgccatttgggacacaatctaTATGATMTTGCCCATAGGAGAGAACTGCACTGTTAAAGGGCAAATTTGTTTACTCAAGATTAAACCTGTGAACTCAAATCTGCAGGTCTGTGACGCGGCGCCCATCTTGAACAGAACTAGAGATTAGGACGAAAACCCAAATCGCACtcgattccctacatagtgccctacttttgaccagggtccctaTAGGAagtagggttccatttaggacgCAGCCTAAAACCTCCTACATTGCGCTCTAGTGTAACATAACATCTCCTTCCACATGTTTTAAATGTAGCAATACAGTGCAGGGATGAAACCCACTGTGTcctccatctccccccccccctccatctgtGGGCAGTGGCGGGTCATCCTGAACCCCCCCTCCTTGATCAAATGCATGGCTTCCACATGTAGTGATTCCATctgcccccccctcctcctcctcacaagCCTGAGCCTACACCAGATGACGTCACAGTAGCCCTGTCCTGCCCTATTATGGGACAAGACAGACGGGCTCACTCAAGAGTCTGCGTCCCAaaagacaccctattccctacgttgtgcactacttttgaccaggccaggGCCCATAGAGTAACCATAGGGCTTTGTTCTAAAGTGGTGCACttttttatagggaatagggtgccatttggacgcaGGCCTAGGTGTGAGTTGATTCCTCCGGGCCTGGTGTCCTCTCTCTGGTCCAAACGTGTATGATATGATGCATGTTCCACATCGTATGTCTCTTGGTAGTGCATGAATGGTGAAAGGTGCGTTCTGTTCTCTGCCCTGCTAACCACCCCCAAGGTCTTGTGCAATGAGCATCTACTGTATGATGTAtagtaatgtaaatgtgattaaaATCATCAACAATGtgtgtgctgggggggggggcaagaaaCTGTCTCTTCAAATTGTTGATCAAATCTGACTGTTACTTCCAATGTCTACTTAACTCATGTTCATGGTGTCCTGTGCATTTTATTGCTCTGGTCATATAATTATTAACATCAATTGTAAAGCAATCGGAGAGATTTTGAGACGTCTATTTCCTGATTTATAGGTGTATTCTACAGTCTATTTCAGTTTATAACGAGTCAGTTTCATTTCTGAAATCTGTAGACCGGTCTGAGGCAGCCTTCAGTGACTCCTCCTGACTCTTGTCCAATCTGTAGACCGGTCTGAGGTAGCCTTCAGTGACTCCTCCTGACTCTTGTCCAATCTGTAGACCGGTCTGAGGCAGCCTTCAGTGACTCCCCCTGACTCTTGTCTTGTTCATATGACTCCCTGAGTATAAGGCTAATAATGTGTTGTTTactaatgttgttgttgttgtttacatgcTCCTCCCAGCTTGTACTCCCGGAGTATCTCATCCACGTGTTCTTCTGCGTGATGTTCCTGTGTGCTGCTGAGTGGCTCACCCTCTGCCTCAACATGCCACTGCTGGCCTACCACGTCTGGAGGTACGTACACGTCTAGAACAATCTTGACTTTGACCCGGGATTCCATCCTTGGAGCGCTGTCGACCAATGTGCTTTTTAACGGCAATGTTTCCGCGTTAGCACATATCACATTAATGGTAAAATGCTGCAGATGTCAACTCAATCTGATATTGACCTTTTTAAATGTCAAGCACGCTATAACGCTGGATCAGATTTGAGTCCAAGCCTTACATTACAACATTCTAACCCTTTGATATTCCCGCTGCAACGTTGACCCTTACAACTGCTATTTTAATTTTTTCACGATTTGTTGAAAACAACTTGATTTAATCTGGACCTGGGTGACTGATTTCTGCTTGGTTTATGCTCCCGTTTGTAATGCTGCCTTTCAGTGTTTTAGTATTGTTTCTACAGAAACCAGTGTAGTTGACTTAGAAACCAAACTGAACACAGCTATGCTTCCTGTTTCAATGCTGGTATGCAGAAATACTTCAAGTAAATGTTTAATGTGCTCCTTTAGTTATGAGTAaatagctgtgtttgaatacccatacttaacatactgtattctacatacttaatgagataatactattagttcattttagtataatGTAAACAAACGGtgtcctttcagttgagcgtactagcgcagctagcaagaggttgcatagcaacagcatcaacttccggtagacagacTTAGTGCTAGTATGCTAGCTATACATTTTATGATttcgggtgtgtttgtaaattcaatctgaagtgccagagtgcgctctgggcatttgtaaattcagattgttgtcagattgtccgttcgtaaattcagagcatgtCACTCTCGGAGAGAGGCTAGCTATTTCCAGACACAAATTaccattttactctccctagcagagcttgttaggctgtttacatgttatccagagcgttggtgactaacttaattacgctttttgccgacgtttaccgACACCGGCCATTCAATTGGTGTTgcacgtttgtaaattcatcagttattttgCGCTCTGCCACACTAAGACTAAAgtggtctgaaatcggagtagatagccagagctgatttatgtccattgagaacgaacgcacaacgactatagcacttagctaagaatgacgtgaataatcaagtcagtAAACTTTGGGTAGTTAGTTAGGTATCatgtagttaatatactggcaagttccatcttttagtagccaactaacgttagctagctaacatacaggtacatactgctgtaatgatatgctatgcgtAATGATAGcgtaggcaaaaaaaaaaatgttggtcaacaagtcattactttattacactGCTCAACATTTGTCATCAGTTAAAGcgatgaatttgtatccgctctcgtcggacttcgggcttcatattttccgccattttcttctaATCTGAAAAACGttatgaagccacgcccattttctgaacaATTGCATTATGGGCTCTAAAAACATGGAagtagtgtccactgcttgtatactttgtattttgACGAATGTAGTACGACATCTGGGAACTTTTAGCATACTACCTATCTATACTATGACCAAAAAGCATACTACGTACTAAATTACATCAGAGATAGTGCGATGAGTATTRGAACACATCTAATGTCTCGTGTTTTCATGCAGGTATACGAGTAAATGTTTCATATGTTTCTAAAGGTATATCATACATTTGTCTGGTATGTTTTTCTGAAGGTATATGAGCAGGCCGGTGATGAGTGGTCCAGGCCTCTATGATCCAACAACAATCATGAACGCTGACATCCTGGCCTTCTGTCAAAAGGAGGGCTGGTGCAAACTGGCcttctacctcctctccttcttctactATCTCTATGGGTATGTTATTATCTCTACCTCCTCTACTATCTCTATGGGTATGTTATTATCTCTACCATCTCTATGGGTATGTTATTATCTCTAACCTCTACTATCTCTATGGGTATGTTATTATCTCTACCTCCTCTACTATCTCTATGGGTATGTTATTATCTCTACCATCTCTATGGTATGTTATTATCTCTACCTGCTACTATCTCTATGGGTATGTTTATTATCTACCTCCTCTACTATCTCTATGGGTAATGTTATTATCATCTACCTCCTCACTATCTCTATGGGTATTTATTATCTATTCTACGTCCTAGTTATTTTCTCGAACCTACTATCTCTACGGTTATGTTATTATCTCTAACATCCTCTAATATCTCTATGGTATGTAAATCATCTGCCTATTCAAGGCTGTCTGGTTTCCTCTGTTTTCAAGTGTTACTTGCCATTTATAGTGAATACACTGAAAATCTTAAAAGCTCATCTTCTTTCACATAATTATCCTAATGAATATCAACACATtagtcttttttatatttttctttttatccCGCGATATGCCAGAGAATCGATGTAAACATCCTCACCCCAAACAAATGCTCTTTATTTTCCTGATCATTTTTTTTCTCTAACAGGATGA
This window of the Salvelinus sp. IW2-2015 unplaced genomic scaffold, ASM291031v2 Un_scaffold957, whole genome shotgun sequence genome carries:
- the LOC112069258 gene encoding protein cornichon homolog 1; the protein is MAFTFAAFCYMLALLLTAALIFFAIWHIIAFDELKTDYKNPIDQCNTLNPLVLPEYLIHVFFCVMFLCAAEWLTLCLNMPLLAYHVWRYMSRPVMSGPGLYDPTTIMNADILAFCQKEGWCKLAFYLLSFFYYLYGMIYVLVTS